In Crinalium epipsammum PCC 9333, the genomic window GTCAACGTCCTGGTCGTAGCATGGCTTCTAGGTTGGCAAATGAATTGATGGATGCCGCCAATGAAACAGGCAACGCTATTCGTAAGCGTGAAGAAACTCACCGGATGGCAGAAGCCAATAAGGCATTTGCTCATTATCGGTACTAAGAACCAGCCTGGTTTGAACACCCACTAGATTTTTAAAGAAAGTATACAATCTTAACAGAGAGTAATACGACTAAGATCCGGTAAGATCCGGCGGCAGAGACGAAGGAGGTAGCTGTGCCACGTACCATCCCGTTTGAAAAAGTACGCAACATCGGGATTGCAGCCCACATTGATGCGGGTAAAACAACAACTACAGAACGTATTCTGTTTTATTCGGGACTCGTTCACAAAATTGGCGAAGTTCATGAAGGTACTACTGTAACCGATTGGATGGAGCAAGAGCGGGAGCGGGGCATTACCATCACTGCCGCTGCAATTAGCACCAATTGGAAAGAGCATCACATCAACATCATTGATACCCCTGGACACGTTGACTTTACAATTGAAGTAGAACGTTCCATGCGGGTTCTGGACGGTGTGATTGCCGTATTCTGCTCAGTTGGAGGTGTTCAACCTCAATCTGAGACTGTCTGGCGACAAGCTGACAGGTATAAAGTGCCTCGGATTGTCTTCGTCAATAAAATGGATCGGACTGGAGCAAACTTCTATAAAGTTTATAACCAGATCTGTGAACGTATGAGAGCTAATGCAGTTCCCCTACAGATTCCTATTGGCAGCGAAAGCGACTTTATAGGGATTGTGGATTTAGTGCGGATGCGTGCCTATTTCTTCAAGGACGATCAAGGCAAAGAAGTTGAAGAAGCAGACATTCCCGCAGATCTTCAGGAGATAGCCGAAGAGTACCGTGTTAAGCTCGTTGAGGCTGTTGCAGAAACAGATGATGCTCTTACCGAGAAGTACCTGGAAGGTGAAGAATTAACTGAAGATGAAATTAGGGTAGCTCTGCGTAAAGGCACAATTGACGGCACAATTGTACCGATGCTCTGTGGGTCTGCCTTTAAAAATAAGGGCGTTCAGCTATTGCTGGATGCAGTAATTGATTACTTACCATCACCCATAGATAAACCGCCAATTCAAGGAATTCTGCCCAACGGAGATACAGTTTTACGTCACCCTAGCGATGAGGAGCCGCTTTCCGCTCTCGCTTTCAAAATCATGGCAGACCCTTATGGACGTTTGACCTTTGTTAGGGTCTACTCTGGTGTTCTCAAAAAAGGCAGTTATGTCCTCAATTCAGCTAAGGGTAAGAAGGAACGGGTATCACGCCTAATTATTTTGAAAGCTGATGACCGGATTGAAGTTGATGAACTGCGGGCGGGAGATTTAGGCGCGGCTTTAGGACTGAAAGATACCTTTACAGGGGATACAATTTCTGAAGAAGGTCATCCTGTAATTCTGGAGTCTCTGTTCATTCCTGAGCCAGTGATCTCAGTGGCAGTTGAACCAAAAACAAAACAAGACATGGAGAAGCTCTCCAAGGCACTCCAATCCTTGTCAGAAGAAGACCCTACTTTCCGAGTTAGCATTGATCCTGAAACTAACCAAACCGTGATCGCAGGGATGGGTGAACTTCATCTAGAAATTCTAGTAGATCGGATGCTGCGAGAATTTAAGGTGGAAGCTAATGTTGGCGCTCCCCAAGTTGCTTACCGAGAAACAATTCGCAAAGCCGTCAAGGTTGAAGGTAAGTTTATTCGCCAAAGCGGTGGTAAAGGTCAGTATGGTCATGTCGTGATTGAAGCGGAACCAGGAGAGCCTGGTAGCGGCTTTGAATTTGTCTCCAAAATTGTTGGGGGTGCAATTCCTAAAGAATACATCCCGGCGGTTGAGCAGGGTATCAAAGAAAGCTGTGAATCTGGTATTCTGGCTGGTTATCCTGTGATTGATGTCAAAGCCAAACTTGTTGACGGATCTTACCACGATGTAGACTCTTCAGAAATGGCATTTAAAATTGCTGGATCAATGGCAATTAAGGATGCTGTGATGAAGGCTTCACCTGTGCTATTAGAGCCTATGATGAAAGTTGAGGTAGAAGTTCCTGAAAATTTCCTTGGAGATGTGATAGGCGACCTCAACTCTCGCCGAGGTCACATAGAAGGTATGGATTCTGATCAAGGAATTGCCAAAGTTACTTCTAAAGTACCTCTGGCACAAATGTTTGGTTATGCCACCGACATTAGGTCTAATACCCAAGGTCGGGGTATATTCTCAATGGAGTTTAGCCACTATGAAGAGGTACCTCGTAATGTGGCTGAAACCATTATTGCCAAGAGCAAAGGGAACGCATAAATAGCCGCTCAAAATTAAGCTATTAGCTGTAAAGACACGGGTTGATCCCGTCTCTATAATAATTGAAGACCGCACGCTGAACGCTTTCAAAAAGATAAGGAACACGTAATTCATGGCACGCGCAAAGTTTGAAAGGAATAAACCCCACGTCAACATCGGCACTATTGGTCACGTAGACCACGGCAAAACTACGCTTACTGCTGCTATCACAATGACTTTGGCAGCAATGGGTCAAGCGCAAGCCAGAAAGTACGCTGACATTGATGCGGCACCAGAGGAAAAGGCGCG contains:
- the fusA gene encoding elongation factor G, whose product is MPRTIPFEKVRNIGIAAHIDAGKTTTTERILFYSGLVHKIGEVHEGTTVTDWMEQERERGITITAAAISTNWKEHHINIIDTPGHVDFTIEVERSMRVLDGVIAVFCSVGGVQPQSETVWRQADRYKVPRIVFVNKMDRTGANFYKVYNQICERMRANAVPLQIPIGSESDFIGIVDLVRMRAYFFKDDQGKEVEEADIPADLQEIAEEYRVKLVEAVAETDDALTEKYLEGEELTEDEIRVALRKGTIDGTIVPMLCGSAFKNKGVQLLLDAVIDYLPSPIDKPPIQGILPNGDTVLRHPSDEEPLSALAFKIMADPYGRLTFVRVYSGVLKKGSYVLNSAKGKKERVSRLIILKADDRIEVDELRAGDLGAALGLKDTFTGDTISEEGHPVILESLFIPEPVISVAVEPKTKQDMEKLSKALQSLSEEDPTFRVSIDPETNQTVIAGMGELHLEILVDRMLREFKVEANVGAPQVAYRETIRKAVKVEGKFIRQSGGKGQYGHVVIEAEPGEPGSGFEFVSKIVGGAIPKEYIPAVEQGIKESCESGILAGYPVIDVKAKLVDGSYHDVDSSEMAFKIAGSMAIKDAVMKASPVLLEPMMKVEVEVPENFLGDVIGDLNSRRGHIEGMDSDQGIAKVTSKVPLAQMFGYATDIRSNTQGRGIFSMEFSHYEEVPRNVAETIIAKSKGNA